From the genome of Streptacidiphilus sp. PB12-B1b:
GTGCAGACGACCTGGATCTCGTTGCGCAGGCCCTTGACGAAGGACGGGCGCAGCGGGCGGTCGATCAGCCGACAGGTGAGGATGGCGTCCTCGGAGGGACGGCCCTCGCGGCGGAAGAACGAGCCGGGAATCCGCCCGGCGGCGTACATCCGCTCCTCGACGTCCACCGTGAGCGGGAAGAAGTCGAAGTGGTCCTTGGGCTGCTTCGAGGCGCTGGTCGCCGAGAGGATCATCGTCTCGTCGTCCAGGTAGGCAACGGCGGAGCCGGCGGCCTGCTTGGCGAGACGACCGGTCTCGAAGCGGATGGTGCGGGTACCGAAGCTGCCGTTGTCGATGACGGCTACGGCTTCGTGCGTGGTGTTGTCTTCCACCTGGAAGATCTCCTTCATGTCCTCAGGTGGAGCGTCCATCACGTGCCGGCGTGGGGCGGCCCGGCGTGGCCGGTCTTCGATCGAAGCCTCCGGACGGATGCAGTGCGTCGCGCTGTCGGCGCGTGGCGCTGCACTCTCCGGCGGCCACTACCGAGGACCGGCGCCTGGTGGCGCCCGTGGTCGGATGCGTGTGGACGCTCCGCGTCTTTGCGGGCGGCGACCGGTCCGGTCGTCCCGCGGTGTCGGGCGGTCCGGCATGCGCGGCGCGCGTGCCCGGTCGTCCTTCACCCTTCGTTCTCACCTTACGCACGTGCTCTTTCCCACGTGCGCGCCCTGCCCAATCATCTCCGTGCCGTGTCAGGAGCGTCCGCTGGGACGGACCCGCTGGACGGAGGGGCCAGGATGTGCCGAAGGGCGGCTCCCGTTCGGGAGCCGCCCCAGGCGAGGTACTAGCGGGCCGCGCCGGCGGCGCCGCGGCGGATGCCGAGGCGGTCGACCAGGGTACGGAAGCGCTCGATGTCCTTCTTGGCCAGGTACTGCAGCAGGCGGCGGCGCTGGCCGACGAGGAGCAGCAGGCCACGACGGGAGTGGTGGTCGTGCTTGTGGAGCTTGAGGTGCTCGGTCAGGTCCGAGATACGGCGGCTGAGCATGGCGACCTGGACCTCGGGGGAGCCGGTGTCGCCCTCCTTGGTGCCGAACTCGTCCATGATCTGCTTCTTGACAGCGGCGTCGAGGGCCACGGCAACTCCTTGTGATCCGGTGTGCCGGGTGTCCCTGGTCTGCATCACAGGAACGGATGAAGCCCGGCGGTCGGGGCGCGCCTGCCCGCAGCGGCGTGCGGCGCGTCCGTCAGGGCCAGCCTACCAGCGTGCGGGGGGCACCTTAGCTGGTGATCGGCGGTGACGGCCGGACGGCGTGGCGTCCGGGTCAGCCGGTGAGGCCCCGGACCCGGGCGTAGACGTCGAGCACGGCGAGCACCAGCGGCACCAGCGAGGCCAGGGCGAGCCCGTCCGCGAGGTCCAGGATACGGGCCCAGAACGGGGAGACGCCCTTGGCCGGGACGACCAGGGCGACGGCGGTGAGCAGCGCCGCGACCAGGGCGACGGCCCCGCCCAGGGCGATGGTGTGCAGGTCCGTGGCGGAGGCGTTGCCGAGGTTGCGGAGGAGGAAGCGCGGCAGGTCCAGCGAGACGCCGACGATCAGCAGGCCGAGCGCGAGCAGCCCGGCGACCAGCAGGCAGAGCACCTGCGAGGTGTGCCGGAACAGCCGGGCGCGCATCATCGCGGTCACGCCCAGGGCCAGTGCCAGCAGCTCGGGCCAGCGGCTGTCGGTGAAGGCGAGCACGGCAGCGCCGCCGACCAGGACCGCGGCGCAGCCGCCGACCAGGCCGCCGAGGAGTTCGTGGCCGCGCCGGGCGCGCAGGGCGATCCGGGCGTAGTCGGCGGCGTCGGCGTCGCTGTCGGGCTGGGCCTCCTCGCCACGGCCGGTCGCCTGCCGGGGTGCGTGGAAGGCCACCGGCAGCCGGGCGAAGCGGGCGGAGAGCTGCGGCAGGAAGCCGATCAGGGCGACGGCGACGACCGCGGCGACGGAGGCGACGTCGCGGGCGGAGGCGTCGCCGAGTATCGCGGCGAAGGTGGCGGCGGTGCCGGCCGCGGAGACCAGCACGGCGGCGACGAAGGGGGCGTCCCCGCCCGGCATGAGCGCGGTGAGCAGTACCGAGGCGACCAGGACGACGACGCAGCCGGTGAGGAACTGGATCCGCCCGGGGCCCTGGCCGGCGGCGGGGGCGACGATGCCGGAGCCGCCGATCAGGGCGTGCGGCAGGGCGGCCAGGCCGAGCGCCAGCGCGGAGCCGCGGTCGTGGTAGACCCGGCCGCGGACCCCGGCCAGGGCGACCAGCAGCACGGCGGTGACGCCGGAGAGCAGCCCGGGCAGGGAGTGCATGTCGTGGGCGAGGTCGCTGGACCACAGCGCGAAGCCGAGCAGGGTGAGCACCACGACCGAGCCGATCAGCCCGGAGGTGCGCAGCAGTTGGTCGTTCCACTGGCTGCGGTCGGTGGCGACGGCGCTGGCGACGGCGTCGGCGACGTCGTCGTAGACCGCCCTGGGCAGCGAGTCGGCGAACGGGCGCAGGCTCAACAGGTCGCCGTCGCGGACCTGTTGGGCGATCAGCGGGAGGCTGCTGTCCAGCACCGTGCCGTCGCGGCGGACCAGGTGGAAGCCGACCGGGGCGCCCTTGGGGAGGGTCTGCCCGGAGAGCCGCAGCACCTCGGGGTAGATGTCGGCGAGCGGGATGTCCTCGGGCAGCGCGACATCGATCCGGCTGTCCGGTGCGACGACGGTGACCCGGCAGAAACCGGTCGTGGAACTGGTGCTCACCGCGAGCCCTCCCCCGTGTGCGTGCTGTTGGCTGCCGGATCACCCTACCGGCCGCCGCCGACAGTCCGGATCGGGGCCGCGGAGCCTGTCGGTAGGATCATCGCCTGCGACGCAGGCGCACCGAGACACTCGATCAGGACGGGGCTGGTACCGAGTTGAGCGTGGTAACCGTCAAGCGACCACCGCGTGCCTACCCGCCGGCGGTGCCGGGCGAGGAACTGCGGCTGGAGTCCCCGCCGGAGCTGCCGCGCGGCGGCGCCGGCCAGTGGTGGCAGTCGCTGCTGCCGATGCTGGCGACGGGCGGCTCGGCGGCGTTCTTCTTCATGCCCGGCACGCAGATGATCATGAAGGTCATGGGCGGGATGATGGTGGCCTCGACCGTGGCCATGGCCGTCGCGCAGCTCAACTCCTCCCGCAGGGGCGGCGGCGGCGATCTGGAGGACGAGCGCCGCGACTACCTCAAGTACCTGGCGCAGCTGCGCAAGCAGGTCCGGCGGACGGCGGCGCTGCAACGCGATGCGCAGCTGTACCTGCACCCGGCGCCGGACCAGCTGTGGTCGGTGGTGGCCGAGGGCAGCCGGCTGTGGGAGCGCCGCCCCGGGGACGCCGACTTCGGCCAGATCCGGCTCGGCACCGGGCCGCAGGCGCTGGCCACGCCGCTGACGGCGCCGCAGACCGCGCCCCGGGAGGAGCTGGAGCCGCTGGCGGCGGCCGCGATGAAGAACTTCCTGGCGGCCCACGGCACCCTGCCGGAGCTGCCGTTGGCCGTCTCGCTGCGGGCCTTCTACCACCTGACCGTCTCCGGCGACCCGGAGACCGTGTACGGCACGGTCCGCGCCGCCCTGGCCCAGCTGACCGCACTGCACTCGCCGGACGACCTGATGGTGGCCGTCGCCGCCGCGCCCGGAGCGGCCCCCGAGTGGGAGTGGGCCAAGTGGCTGCCGCACGTCCAGCACCCGACCGAGTCGGACGGCGCGGGCTCACTGCGGATGATCTGCCACTCGCTGGACGAGGTGGAGGGGCTGCTGGCGGACCAGCTCGGCGGGCGGGCCCGGTTCCACCGCGACGCCGCGCCCGTCCCGGACCAGCCGCACCTGGTGGTGGTGCTGGACGGGGCGCCGGTCGGCCCGGACTCGGTGCTGGCGAGCGGCGAGGGCCTGCAGGGCGTGACCGTCGTCGAGGTGGTGCCCGGCGAGCTGGACGAGCTGCGCGGCGGGCTGTCGGTGGTGGTCGGCCCGGAGCGGATGCGGCTGACCGCGGGCGGCGGCGGGGTGTACCGGGGCCGTCCGGACACCCTGAGCTCCTGGCAGGCCGAGGCGCTGGCACGGCAGTTGGCGCCGCTGCGGGCCTCGGCCGGGGACAGCGACGAGCCTCTGCTGGCCAATCTGGACTTCACCGATCTGATGGGCGTCGGCGACGCCGCCTCGGTGGACGTCGCCCGCACCTGGCGTCCCCGGGCGATGCATGAGCGGCTGCGGGTGCCGATCGGCCTGGGCGCGGGCGGCGAGCCGGTGATGCTGGACCTCAAGGAGGCCGCGCTGGAGGGCATGGGCCCGCACGGCCTGTGCGTGGGCGCGACCGGCTCCGGCAAGTCGGAGCTGCTGCGGACGCTGGTGCTGGGCCTGGCCATGACGCACTCCTCGGAGACGCTGAACTTCGTCCTGGCGGACTTCAAGGGCGGCGCGACCTTCGCCGGGATGGCGGACATGCCGCACACCTCCGCGGTGATCACCAACATGGCGGAGGAGCTGACCCTGGTCGACCGGATGCGCGACTCCATCACCGGCGAGCTGAACCGCCGCCAGGAGCTGCTGCGCGCGGCCGGGAACTACGCCAACATCCACGACTACGAGCGGGCCCGGGCGGCCGGCGCGCCGCTGGAGCCGCTGCCCTCGCTGCTGCTGATCATTGACGAGTTCAGCGAACTGCTCACCGCCAAGCCCGACTTCATCGAGATGTTCATCCAGATCGGCCGGATCGGCCGCTCCCTGGGGGTGCACCTGCTGCTGGCCTCGCAGCGGCTGGAGGAGGGGCGGCTGCGCGGCCTGGAGACGTACCTCTCGTACCGGATCGGCCTGCGGACCTTCTCCGCCGCCGAGTCGCGGGCCGCGCTGGGCGTGCCGGACGCGTACCACCTGCCGCCGGTGCCCGGCGTGGGCTACCTCAAGTTCGGCACCGACGTGATGGAGCAGTTCAAGGCGGCCTACGTGTCCGGGCCCTACCGGGCCGGGGCGCGGCCGCAGGACCAGGGGCGGTCCCGGCGGCAGCAGCCGGTGCTGTTCACCGGCGCGCCGGTGGCGCTGCCGCTGGTGCCGCTGCACGAGCTGGAGCCGCAGCAGCCGCGCCAGGACGACGCGCTGGCCGACACGGTGCTGGACGTGATCGTCGGCCGGCTGGAGGGGCAGGGCCCGCCCGCGCACCAGGTGTGGCTGCCGCCGCTGAGCGAGGCCCCGGCGCTGGACCAGCTGCTGCCGCCGCTGGCGGCCACCGCGGAGCGCGGGCTGGCGGCGGCGGAGTACCCGGCGGCGGGCCGGCTGGCGGTGCCGATCGGCCTGGTGGACAAGCCGTTCGAGCAGCGCCGGGACCTGATGTACCTGGACTTCTCCGGGGCGGCCGGGCACGGCATGGTCGTCGGCGGTCCGCGCTCGGGCAAGTCCACCCTGCTGCGGACCATGATCGGCTCGTTCGCGCTCACCCACACCGCGTCCGAGGTGCAGTTCTACTGCCTGGACTTCGGCGGCGGCGGGATGATGCAGCTGCAGGGCCTGCCGCATGTCGGCGGGGTGGCCGGGCGGCTGGACGCGGACAAGGTGCGGCGGATGGTGGCCGAGGTGTCCGGCCTGGTCACCCGGCGCGAGGAGCTGTTCCGGGCGCAGGGCATCGACTCCATCGCCACCTTCCGCACCCGCCGCCGGAGCGGGCTGCTACCGGACGAGCCGTACGGCGACGTCTTCCTGGTGGTCGACGGCTGGCTCACCTTCAAGCAGGAGTTCGAGCTGCTGGAGGCGGTGGTCACCGACGTGGCCCAGCGCGGCCTCGCCTACGGCGTGCACCTGGTGGTCGGCGCCTCGAGGTACGGGGAGATGCGGCCGGCGCTGAAGGACCTGCTGCAGACCCGGGTGGAGCTGAAGCTCGGCGACGCCATGGAGTCGGAGATCGACCGCAAGGTCGCCGTCAACGTCC
Proteins encoded in this window:
- the eccCa gene encoding type VII secretion protein EccCa, giving the protein MSVVTVKRPPRAYPPAVPGEELRLESPPELPRGGAGQWWQSLLPMLATGGSAAFFFMPGTQMIMKVMGGMMVASTVAMAVAQLNSSRRGGGGDLEDERRDYLKYLAQLRKQVRRTAALQRDAQLYLHPAPDQLWSVVAEGSRLWERRPGDADFGQIRLGTGPQALATPLTAPQTAPREELEPLAAAAMKNFLAAHGTLPELPLAVSLRAFYHLTVSGDPETVYGTVRAALAQLTALHSPDDLMVAVAAAPGAAPEWEWAKWLPHVQHPTESDGAGSLRMICHSLDEVEGLLADQLGGRARFHRDAAPVPDQPHLVVVLDGAPVGPDSVLASGEGLQGVTVVEVVPGELDELRGGLSVVVGPERMRLTAGGGGVYRGRPDTLSSWQAEALARQLAPLRASAGDSDEPLLANLDFTDLMGVGDAASVDVARTWRPRAMHERLRVPIGLGAGGEPVMLDLKEAALEGMGPHGLCVGATGSGKSELLRTLVLGLAMTHSSETLNFVLADFKGGATFAGMADMPHTSAVITNMAEELTLVDRMRDSITGELNRRQELLRAAGNYANIHDYERARAAGAPLEPLPSLLLIIDEFSELLTAKPDFIEMFIQIGRIGRSLGVHLLLASQRLEEGRLRGLETYLSYRIGLRTFSAAESRAALGVPDAYHLPPVPGVGYLKFGTDVMEQFKAAYVSGPYRAGARPQDQGRSRRQQPVLFTGAPVALPLVPLHELEPQQPRQDDALADTVLDVIVGRLEGQGPPAHQVWLPPLSEAPALDQLLPPLAATAERGLAAAEYPAAGRLAVPIGLVDKPFEQRRDLMYLDFSGAAGHGMVVGGPRSGKSTLLRTMIGSFALTHTASEVQFYCLDFGGGGMMQLQGLPHVGGVAGRLDADKVRRMVAEVSGLVTRREELFRAQGIDSIATFRTRRRSGLLPDEPYGDVFLVVDGWLTFKQEFELLEAVVTDVAQRGLAYGVHLVVGASRYGEMRPALKDLLQTRVELKLGDAMESEIDRKVAVNVPAGAPGRGLTGDKLHFLAGLPRIDGSSQVEDLADGVTGLVSAVNGAWAGPRAPQVRMLPELLPAEQLPKGGEYPEHGIAIGVDESSLAPVFVDFDTDPHFIVFGDGETGKTALLRLLLQRITERYTPEQARIVVGDYRRALLGQVATPHLLEYAAAQPALLSFLGDIRGSMERRIPGPDVTQEQLRDRSWWSGAELFLVVDDYDLVATSSGNPLSQLLEVLPFAKDIGLHLIIARRSGGAGRALYEPVMQRLKELGAQGIVLSGERDEGVLLGNVKPQRMPPGRGVLVTRRRGTFTVQTGWLPPR
- the eccD gene encoding type VII secretion integral membrane protein EccD — encoded protein: MSTSSTTGFCRVTVVAPDSRIDVALPEDIPLADIYPEVLRLSGQTLPKGAPVGFHLVRRDGTVLDSSLPLIAQQVRDGDLLSLRPFADSLPRAVYDDVADAVASAVATDRSQWNDQLLRTSGLIGSVVVLTLLGFALWSSDLAHDMHSLPGLLSGVTAVLLVALAGVRGRVYHDRGSALALGLAALPHALIGGSGIVAPAAGQGPGRIQFLTGCVVVLVASVLLTALMPGGDAPFVAAVLVSAAGTAATFAAILGDASARDVASVAAVVAVALIGFLPQLSARFARLPVAFHAPRQATGRGEEAQPDSDADAADYARIALRARRGHELLGGLVGGCAAVLVGGAAVLAFTDSRWPELLALALGVTAMMRARLFRHTSQVLCLLVAGLLALGLLIVGVSLDLPRFLLRNLGNASATDLHTIALGGAVALVAALLTAVALVVPAKGVSPFWARILDLADGLALASLVPLVLAVLDVYARVRGLTG
- the rpsO gene encoding 30S ribosomal protein S15 gives rise to the protein MALDAAVKKQIMDEFGTKEGDTGSPEVQVAMLSRRISDLTEHLKLHKHDHHSRRGLLLLVGQRRRLLQYLAKKDIERFRTLVDRLGIRRGAAGAAR